In the genome of Fulvivirga maritima, one region contains:
- a CDS encoding glycosyltransferase has product MPQKDNTDIVILALTRSDAPYSSTTTSLAKEFSKNQRVFLIDNPITWAFAVKNFNSPVVKNRIKSFFGFKYTRSWGNDNLIVITMPLMLPINFLPAGKWYDRLAKINDWLFLRRLKKVFKKFEINEFLYLNFFNPFYTPHFPKSLQPKVNAYYTLDDISQSAYISKHGPRLEKRAFEASQIGFGTSKMLTKNNKEFTPIMRYLPNAANIDLFRRKSDDSYSLPEEYKGIEKDIIVFTGHLDVRNDEEIIDKIAEAFKNKMLVIVGPVSWNDKQLDRLTKHGNVLFTGSKQIEELPNYLYYAKCAIIPFKCNKLTNSIYPLKINEYLAAGLPVVSTPFSEDIQTFADVISIESTPEAFVEAIAQEILNDNEELIEKRIRCAESNSWSSRAQSLRQYIEEVNTSS; this is encoded by the coding sequence ATGCCGCAAAAAGATAATACTGATATAGTAATTTTAGCTCTTACGAGAAGTGATGCTCCGTATTCATCTACCACCACCTCTCTTGCTAAAGAGTTTTCCAAAAATCAGAGAGTCTTTTTAATTGATAATCCTATTACCTGGGCTTTTGCAGTTAAAAACTTTAATAGTCCGGTGGTAAAAAACCGGATTAAGTCTTTTTTCGGGTTTAAATACACTCGGAGTTGGGGAAATGATAACCTTATAGTTATTACCATGCCGTTAATGTTGCCGATTAACTTTTTGCCTGCTGGCAAATGGTATGACCGGCTTGCAAAAATTAACGACTGGCTGTTTTTGAGAAGGTTAAAAAAGGTATTTAAGAAGTTTGAGATAAATGAATTCTTGTATTTAAATTTTTTCAATCCTTTTTACACGCCTCACTTTCCCAAGTCTCTACAGCCAAAAGTAAATGCATATTATACCTTAGATGATATATCTCAATCAGCATACATCAGTAAGCATGGTCCTAGATTAGAAAAAAGAGCCTTTGAGGCGTCTCAAATAGGCTTTGGTACGTCCAAAATGCTTACCAAGAATAATAAAGAATTTACTCCTATAATGAGGTATTTGCCTAATGCAGCTAATATTGATCTATTCAGGAGAAAATCAGATGACAGCTATAGTTTACCTGAAGAGTACAAAGGAATAGAGAAGGATATTATTGTGTTTACCGGGCATTTAGATGTCAGAAACGATGAAGAAATAATAGACAAGATAGCCGAAGCATTTAAAAATAAAATGCTGGTTATAGTAGGGCCGGTATCCTGGAATGATAAGCAGTTAGACCGTTTAACAAAGCACGGGAATGTGCTTTTCACGGGTAGTAAACAAATTGAAGAATTACCTAATTACCTCTATTATGCTAAATGCGCTATAATTCCTTTTAAATGTAATAAGCTTACAAACAGCATTTATCCTCTTAAGATTAATGAATACCTCGCAGCTGGTTTGCCGGTAGTATCTACACCTTTTTCTGAGGATATTCAGACTTTTGCAGATGTTATTTCTATAGAGTCTACTCCAGAGGCTTTTGTGGAAGCCATAGCACAAGAGATACTTAATGACAACGAAGAACTTATAGAGAAGAGAATTCGATGTGCAGAAAGCAACTCTTGGTCTAGCAGAGCCCAGTCTTTGAGGCAGTATATAGAAGAAGTTAATACTTCTTCTTAA
- a CDS encoding exopolysaccharide transport family protein, which produces MPLKYQSTAQLATGFTQEGQIQVTDERMNLRDAGVKFSNLVETMTSELILTLCTYQLALHDWQEAEDAPFVTLDPDEEAAALLTPTSKKKFIKIIEEKYEKMELLSSYSAEDQMLIEVLAGYGYLSWQLVENLSVFRVRDTDYVKVQYLSPNPIMSAFVVNNLSKEYIRYENSLNKNFSGQSVDFFRKQFAAKEEALQQATKAYNDFKTATGVLSYEGQSDARITQVSEYELMKENAESEISRLQLSIADVNRRINQLGSGNRRAEINAKIVEIRNKIDQLSEQYRQSGSTDTDLANSIKDLKYQLQVQMTKLADQEALEGAGSGYTKEELEQQRDEYQLSLQVERNKLAQINSKLRQLGSNMSGFASNEARMERLRSELENAKEEYNEAQSRYNTELSKAMVSETSVKLIIAGQPNGTPESSKRWIIVLMAGVASFFICAFVIIIMEFMDARLKTPVQFKKLVNMNLIGTIPSIPIKVAELPMLFKNNKIEKPERETFKHFLRKLRYEMERQDDSVYLISSNKQGEGKTFIILSLAYSLSLIKKKILIIDTNFRNNALTRILLPDKADRKRIKMGQFLLNSPNLSEEEGKDAKYQKSESKVDTDEEFASSIVSPTSHKQIHIIGNTGEQASPSEIFAGRDFQNMIKQLKLNYDYIFLEGPSLNEFSDTRELIEYSDKVVTIFSADSVIKQIDRESLEFLSGIKEKLGGAVLNKLDIKDLKQ; this is translated from the coding sequence ATGCCTTTAAAGTACCAGTCTACGGCACAGTTGGCCACAGGATTTACACAGGAAGGGCAGATACAGGTTACAGATGAAAGGATGAATTTAAGAGATGCAGGAGTGAAGTTTAGTAACCTTGTAGAGACCATGACCTCAGAGTTGATTTTGACATTGTGCACCTACCAACTGGCTCTGCATGATTGGCAGGAGGCAGAAGATGCGCCATTTGTTACCTTAGATCCTGATGAGGAAGCTGCTGCTCTTTTAACTCCTACAAGTAAGAAGAAGTTCATTAAAATAATAGAGGAGAAGTATGAAAAAATGGAACTTCTCTCTAGTTATAGCGCAGAAGATCAAATGCTTATAGAGGTGCTAGCAGGTTATGGCTACCTGAGCTGGCAATTGGTGGAGAATTTATCGGTTTTCCGAGTAAGAGATACTGACTACGTTAAAGTGCAGTATTTATCTCCTAACCCTATAATGTCTGCCTTTGTGGTAAATAATTTGAGTAAAGAATACATCAGGTATGAAAACTCATTAAATAAGAATTTCTCAGGTCAGTCTGTAGATTTCTTCAGGAAACAGTTTGCCGCAAAAGAAGAGGCACTTCAGCAAGCCACTAAGGCATATAATGATTTTAAAACTGCTACCGGAGTACTTAGCTATGAGGGCCAAAGTGATGCCCGAATCACTCAGGTTTCTGAGTATGAACTCATGAAAGAAAATGCCGAAAGTGAAATTTCTCGTTTACAATTATCAATTGCAGATGTTAACAGAAGGATAAACCAATTGGGAAGTGGTAACCGAAGGGCTGAAATTAATGCTAAAATCGTAGAAATAAGAAATAAGATAGATCAGCTTAGCGAGCAGTACAGGCAGTCAGGTTCTACAGATACCGATTTAGCTAATTCCATAAAAGATCTAAAATACCAGCTTCAAGTTCAAATGACCAAGCTGGCTGACCAAGAGGCTTTAGAAGGAGCAGGTTCAGGGTATACTAAAGAGGAGTTAGAGCAGCAGAGAGATGAGTACCAACTGTCTTTACAAGTAGAAAGAAATAAGCTGGCTCAGATTAACAGTAAATTAAGACAATTAGGCTCTAATATGTCTGGTTTTGCCAGTAATGAGGCTCGTATGGAAAGACTTAGAAGTGAACTGGAAAATGCTAAAGAAGAGTATAATGAAGCTCAAAGCAGGTATAACACAGAGCTTAGCAAAGCCATGGTTTCAGAAACTTCGGTGAAGCTTATTATTGCGGGTCAGCCCAATGGCACTCCAGAATCTAGCAAGAGATGGATTATAGTGCTTATGGCAGGTGTGGCCAGCTTCTTTATCTGTGCATTTGTAATCATTATTATGGAATTTATGGATGCCAGACTTAAAACACCAGTACAGTTTAAAAAGCTGGTAAATATGAATCTAATAGGTACTATTCCTTCAATACCGATAAAGGTGGCGGAATTGCCTATGTTGTTTAAAAACAATAAAATAGAAAAGCCGGAAAGAGAAACATTTAAACATTTTCTTAGAAAACTGAGATATGAAATGGAGAGACAGGATGATTCCGTTTATCTCATTTCCAGTAATAAACAAGGAGAAGGAAAGACCTTTATTATTCTTTCATTGGCTTACTCTCTTAGCCTTATTAAAAAGAAGATATTGATTATTGATACCAACTTTAGAAATAATGCGCTTACCAGAATATTATTGCCAGACAAGGCTGATAGAAAGCGTATTAAGATGGGGCAGTTTCTATTAAACTCTCCGAATTTAAGCGAAGAGGAAGGTAAAGATGCCAAGTATCAAAAATCTGAAAGCAAGGTGGACACAGATGAAGAGTTTGCAAGTAGTATTGTTTCTCCTACATCTCATAAGCAAATCCATATAATAGGTAATACTGGTGAGCAGGCTTCACCGTCTGAAATTTTTGCAGGCAGAGATTTCCAAAATATGATTAAACAATTGAAGCTTAATTATGATTATATCTTTTTGGAAGGTCCATCTCTTAATGAGTTCTCAGATACTCGTGAGCTTATAGAGTACTCTGATAAGGTAGTCACCATTTTTTCTGCTGACTCAGTTATAAAACAGATAGATAGAGAGTCATTAGAATTCTTAAGTGGAATTAAGGAAAAACTAGGCGGAGCAGTACTCAACAAGCTGGACATTAAAGATTTAAAACAGTAG
- a CDS encoding TolC family protein has protein sequence MKLLTFTLTLILVSLFKLNAQTIDYDRIVLPEDAQDITIEERLVQLAWKNHPDNKMLFREKQAAKYNMRSTQWSWLEQINISGNLNEFTLDKDSERNNFSLSFPLGMFATRPLAVKQAREMYKISDDQIKSKMIQVRASVLSSYENYKTNKEIYEIEASATQDIEASFQLTEQRFKNGEESLEDYSNTLRSFNDQKRKEINARNAYNLAKIELEALIGLKLEEVL, from the coding sequence ATGAAATTACTGACCTTTACCTTAACTCTAATCTTAGTTAGCTTATTCAAGCTAAACGCGCAGACTATTGATTATGATAGAATAGTGCTGCCAGAAGATGCTCAGGATATTACTATTGAAGAAAGGTTAGTGCAGTTGGCGTGGAAAAATCATCCTGATAATAAAATGTTATTTAGAGAGAAGCAGGCCGCTAAGTACAACATGAGATCTACACAGTGGTCATGGCTTGAGCAAATTAACATTTCTGGTAACTTAAATGAGTTTACTTTGGACAAGGATAGTGAGAGAAATAACTTTTCATTGAGCTTTCCTCTGGGAATGTTTGCTACCAGACCTTTGGCTGTAAAACAAGCTCGAGAGATGTATAAAATCTCTGATGATCAAATAAAAAGCAAGATGATCCAGGTTAGAGCGTCTGTTTTGAGTAGTTATGAAAACTATAAGACCAATAAAGAAATTTATGAGATCGAGGCTAGTGCCACTCAAGATATAGAAGCAAGTTTTCAGCTTACTGAGCAAAGATTTAAAAATGGAGAAGAAAGCTTAGAAGATTATAGCAATACTTTACGCTCTTTTAATGATCAGAAGAGAAAGGAAATTAATGCTCGTAATGCCTATAATTTAGCTAAGATAGAGCTGGAGGCATTAATAGGTCTTAAACTGGAAGAGGTCCTATAA
- a CDS encoding flippase, which produces MKKLLDLFQKSRKSYWVRSGTYTLLGRSSNLIFGFVNFLVLVRALTVDELGTYTLFMTICTFMELIKAGFIGNPLIQYSSTLKGSEYTKVISASLFLNIAISAVQVVVILVFAFWLSDFWSAPELQVMFIVYAVTYVVNVPLSHLNYIQQANFDFKGNFYSNFFRQLIMFTFILSYLVGYKYDVVELSYVQLLSIAVALVFGIYFGKQYFSFDRNISKEWLSKLWNYGKYTFGTNVSSNFLRNIDSWMLAKMISPLATGFYNPAIRLGNLFEVPTTTLTSIAFPKLVERIKNQGEDAARHLYEKSTGYIFAVMLPVVTLVIVFADYVVLIVAGEGFDETVPILRITMLYGLIVPFNRQFGITLSALGKPHYNFYFVFVNAIVNTILNYIFITNFGLIGAALATLTTFMITLLYNQYYIHNKLHVRWRRIFGYSLSFYKVGYQKAKSIL; this is translated from the coding sequence GTGAAGAAACTGTTAGATCTATTTCAAAAGAGTAGAAAGTCTTACTGGGTAAGATCAGGTACTTATACATTACTAGGTCGTTCTAGTAATTTAATATTTGGCTTTGTTAATTTTCTGGTACTGGTCAGAGCTCTGACTGTAGATGAATTAGGTACATATACACTATTCATGACCATCTGTACTTTCATGGAGTTAATAAAGGCTGGGTTTATTGGAAATCCACTAATCCAATATTCATCAACCTTAAAAGGGAGTGAGTATACTAAGGTGATTTCAGCGTCACTATTTTTAAATATAGCGATAAGTGCCGTACAGGTGGTAGTAATACTGGTTTTCGCTTTTTGGCTTAGTGATTTTTGGTCAGCGCCTGAGTTACAGGTCATGTTTATAGTATATGCCGTTACGTACGTTGTCAATGTGCCATTGTCACATCTTAACTACATACAGCAGGCTAATTTTGATTTCAAAGGCAATTTTTATTCTAATTTCTTCAGGCAATTAATCATGTTCACGTTTATACTTTCCTACTTGGTAGGCTATAAGTATGACGTAGTAGAGCTGAGTTATGTGCAGCTTTTGAGTATTGCTGTTGCATTGGTTTTTGGTATATATTTCGGTAAGCAATACTTCTCATTTGATAGAAATATATCTAAAGAATGGCTGAGCAAGCTATGGAATTATGGTAAATATACTTTTGGAACTAACGTGAGTTCTAACTTTTTGAGGAACATAGATTCATGGATGTTAGCCAAGATGATTTCCCCATTGGCTACTGGTTTTTATAACCCTGCCATACGTTTAGGTAATTTATTTGAAGTGCCTACTACTACTTTAACCTCAATAGCTTTTCCGAAACTGGTAGAAAGAATAAAAAATCAGGGAGAAGATGCTGCAAGACATTTATATGAGAAGTCTACAGGGTACATATTTGCAGTGATGCTACCTGTGGTTACTTTAGTAATTGTTTTCGCAGATTATGTGGTTTTAATAGTAGCTGGTGAAGGTTTCGATGAGACAGTGCCGATTTTAAGAATAACCATGTTATACGGCCTTATTGTTCCTTTTAACCGTCAGTTTGGTATTACCCTGAGTGCATTAGGAAAACCTCATTATAACTTCTATTTTGTGTTTGTTAATGCTATTGTAAACACAATATTAAACTATATTTTTATTACGAATTTTGGCCTAATAGGAGCGGCGTTAGCTACGCTTACTACCTTTATGATTACTCTGCTGTATAACCAATATTATATTCATAATAAACTTCACGTTAGGTGGAGAAGGATATTTGGATATAGCTTATCCTTTTATAAAGTAGGTTATCAGAAGGCTAAATCAATACTTTAA
- a CDS encoding PorP/SprF family type IX secretion system membrane protein encodes MRKLKTSTILLLFLMVSAKVANGQQTGIFTQYYLNMPNQNPAFTGIDPFLDIKAGFRQSWNDFANKNNSYFITADGSIGGNSGDVLKNNALRVSDDSFTPSQEARRHHGLGGMVLSQNFGAFKYLQLNLNYAYHLPVSDQVNLALGTRVAYSSHEIDYSDLQVRDQVNDQLYQSLMAVGAGKLQSMLIDFGITMYSDKFYLGISTVNLVSEDVGSDQVGDIEEEKNYKANVGYVMTLNPDFDLLPSADFTYGDIYGLTWQGTARLRYKEMVYLGFSYENDIRASLLFGLSFENKYSFHYSYDYFTHDLNDFNKGNHEFAIGLFLFNKYSKNSKFW; translated from the coding sequence ATGAGAAAACTCAAGACATCTACAATACTATTATTATTTCTAATGGTATCTGCTAAAGTGGCTAATGGTCAGCAAACTGGTATATTTACACAATATTATCTCAATATGCCTAACCAAAACCCTGCTTTTACCGGTATTGATCCATTTTTAGATATAAAAGCTGGTTTCAGGCAGTCATGGAATGATTTTGCAAATAAAAATAATTCATACTTTATTACCGCTGATGGTTCTATTGGAGGGAATTCAGGTGATGTGCTTAAAAATAATGCACTTAGAGTGAGTGATGATTCTTTTACACCAAGTCAGGAGGCCAGGCGGCATCATGGGCTTGGCGGGATGGTGCTTTCGCAGAATTTTGGAGCTTTTAAATACTTACAATTAAACCTTAACTATGCTTATCATTTGCCGGTATCAGATCAGGTTAACCTTGCTTTAGGTACTCGAGTGGCATATAGCTCCCATGAAATAGATTATTCAGACCTGCAAGTGCGCGATCAGGTGAATGATCAGCTTTACCAGAGCCTGATGGCAGTGGGAGCGGGGAAGCTGCAGAGTATGCTCATAGATTTTGGTATAACCATGTATTCAGATAAATTTTATTTAGGCATATCTACCGTGAATTTGGTAAGTGAAGATGTAGGGAGTGATCAGGTAGGTGATATTGAAGAAGAAAAAAATTATAAAGCTAATGTAGGCTATGTGATGACACTAAATCCGGACTTTGATTTATTGCCATCGGCAGACTTCACTTACGGTGATATTTACGGGCTCACCTGGCAAGGAACAGCCCGGCTGAGGTATAAGGAAATGGTATATCTAGGTTTTTCTTATGAAAATGATATTAGAGCATCATTATTATTTGGTTTATCTTTTGAAAACAAATATAGTTTTCACTATTCTTACGATTATTTTACTCATGACTTAAACGACTTCAACAAAGGGAATCACGAATTTGCTATTGGATTATTTTTATTTAATAAATACTCTAAGAATTCTAAATTTTGGTAA
- a CDS encoding O-antigen ligase family protein — translation MSKILEVSEKKVLGVPVLFYALLIFCAMITSLIPLFGWKLFGVVLAAVIGMSVVVVAFSNYRIALMIFGAYGYLLFLIGDTLRLNLPMGVPFEIMIGIIFVAILVKNKYVDYQVEDNNPFTNAFGITLLLYLALDLILIVNSPMGSFLSTIRSTLSLVMGYYCFYKAFKSKQFIKSFLTLILALSFFAALYGLRQEYYGLTDAEWQWLTSDPRRYELVYIWGHVRKWSFFSDVNACGLTMAFTGIFSIVLAFGPFKNINRIILVIIAICMLLTMSYSGTRTATAMVPLGLAFYFLLTIDKMRTLVISGAVILIFGALMFGPFYGSTLNRIRSTFNSDDPSLNFREYKRRRLQGFVLSHPIGGGLGTANETAGRLSTTYDPDNGYLRTALDKGIPGLFLQLTLFFVFMILATNAFYDMKNERNKALTAAFMAALFAITVAQFFQDAVEQKPINLLIFSGVAMVFRLKELDDKGENI, via the coding sequence ATGAGTAAAATTCTTGAAGTTTCGGAGAAAAAGGTATTAGGAGTACCAGTGCTATTTTATGCACTGTTAATATTCTGTGCCATGATAACTTCGCTTATTCCTTTATTTGGATGGAAGCTATTTGGGGTAGTATTAGCAGCTGTCATAGGTATGTCAGTGGTGGTTGTAGCCTTTTCTAATTATAGAATAGCACTGATGATATTTGGTGCCTATGGCTATTTGTTATTCCTGATAGGAGATACCTTACGGCTAAATTTACCCATGGGGGTGCCTTTTGAGATTATGATTGGGATAATTTTTGTCGCTATCCTGGTTAAGAATAAGTATGTAGATTACCAAGTTGAGGACAATAACCCTTTTACTAATGCTTTTGGAATAACTCTTTTATTATATCTGGCCTTAGACCTGATTTTAATAGTAAACTCCCCAATGGGAAGCTTTTTGTCTACTATTAGGTCTACCTTATCATTGGTAATGGGGTATTATTGCTTTTATAAAGCCTTTAAATCCAAACAGTTTATAAAAAGCTTTCTTACTCTCATTTTAGCTTTATCTTTTTTTGCTGCTTTATATGGTCTTAGACAAGAATATTATGGCCTTACTGATGCAGAGTGGCAATGGCTCACCAGTGATCCGAGAAGGTATGAGTTAGTATATATTTGGGGGCACGTAAGAAAGTGGTCATTCTTTTCAGATGTTAATGCATGCGGCCTTACCATGGCATTTACCGGGATTTTCTCCATTGTGCTGGCGTTTGGCCCATTCAAAAATATTAATAGAATTATACTGGTAATTATAGCCATTTGCATGCTCTTAACCATGAGCTATTCAGGTACGAGAACGGCTACCGCTATGGTTCCTCTTGGCTTAGCATTTTACTTCTTGCTAACAATAGACAAAATGCGAACTCTGGTTATTTCAGGAGCTGTAATATTAATTTTTGGAGCCCTTATGTTTGGGCCTTTTTATGGTTCTACGCTTAATAGAATCAGGTCTACCTTTAATTCAGATGATCCATCTCTTAATTTTAGAGAGTATAAAAGAAGAAGGCTTCAGGGGTTTGTATTATCTCACCCTATAGGTGGAGGGTTAGGAACCGCCAATGAAACTGCAGGAAGATTAAGTACAACATATGACCCGGATAATGGTTACTTAAGAACTGCACTGGACAAAGGTATACCAGGCTTGTTTTTACAGCTGACCTTGTTTTTCGTTTTTATGATATTAGCTACCAATGCTTTTTATGACATGAAAAACGAACGGAATAAAGCATTGACAGCAGCTTTTATGGCGGCACTTTTTGCTATCACAGTGGCCCAGTTCTTTCAAGATGCCGTGGAACAAAAACCTATAAATCTTTTGATATTTTCAGGAGTTGCAATGGTATTTAGATTAAAAGAATTGGACGATAAAGGTGAAAATATATAA
- a CDS encoding MBG domain-containing protein has product MKQNLLINNKVFLLLWCLGLPFFAKAQDPYITSSPVESATYGESYLYEITTGGNDFLGISIVLESGELPQGIVLTDFENGTGELSGIPEETGEFEIVLRAEDFFGRGTNQSFTLTVSKAEANIELSGLNATYDGNPKSASYTTVPAGLNVNLTYNGSTTEPVNVGQYAVEATIDEPNYSGSASGTLTIVRGEATIQLSDLEQVYDGSPKPVSYTTVPEGLPVDITYDGLSTVPVNAGTYAVEVRVTHGNYQGSASANLVVSKANATVNVTQLNQVYNGQPRQVSVSTVPAGLSYETTYDGSTTAPTNAGTYDVVVNIDNINYQGSFTDQLQVQKATGIVTLSAFTTTYNGTAQQVGVSTSPAGLPYEVTYNGSTTAPTNAGTYNVEATITSNNYAGEATGVFTINIANASVVISDLSVTYDGTEKPVTVTTDPEGINVAVTYDGETQAPIEAGTYQVEAVIDDSNYSGSATGSLVIDKATAEITFSRLTVTYNGEPQGANVTTSPEDLNLTVTYDGVENEPREIGTYSLEAEIVEDNYEGTASATFTIREPEGSNSRPVLTNLEQQPIVYQQGDGAVRITDSLIVNDFDNAYLVSAQVSITSGFEPLYDELSYDIDNENLEVNFDQSSGVLTITGEETRSNYEVLLRNVRYSNSFFGESTITEKTLSITVNDGFNDSNEASRQVNITVLRDLGIVNAFTPGNGDNVNDTWYLENLDQYTSVQIKIFERNGREVYNCQGSNCAWDGTYEGKELPSGMYFYTIDLNEGRRKFQGTVTILR; this is encoded by the coding sequence ATGAAGCAAAATTTACTAATTAATAATAAAGTATTCCTTCTCTTATGGTGCTTGGGATTGCCTTTTTTTGCGAAGGCACAAGATCCGTACATCACCAGCTCTCCGGTAGAATCAGCTACTTATGGAGAATCGTATTTATATGAAATTACCACTGGAGGTAATGATTTTTTGGGTATTTCTATAGTGCTTGAATCCGGAGAATTACCACAAGGTATTGTTCTTACAGATTTTGAGAATGGTACAGGTGAGCTAAGTGGAATTCCAGAAGAAACAGGTGAGTTTGAAATAGTACTGCGAGCAGAAGACTTTTTTGGAAGAGGTACAAATCAAAGTTTTACGCTTACGGTAAGCAAGGCAGAGGCTAATATTGAACTTAGTGGGTTGAATGCTACTTATGATGGTAACCCTAAATCGGCCTCTTATACCACAGTTCCAGCAGGTCTTAACGTGAATTTAACATATAACGGAAGTACCACTGAGCCTGTAAATGTAGGGCAGTATGCGGTGGAGGCTACCATTGATGAACCTAATTATTCTGGTTCTGCATCAGGTACCCTTACAATAGTAAGAGGGGAAGCTACTATTCAGCTTAGTGATTTGGAGCAGGTGTATGATGGCTCACCTAAGCCAGTAAGTTATACAACTGTGCCGGAGGGACTACCCGTAGATATTACCTATGATGGTTTAAGTACGGTGCCGGTTAATGCAGGTACTTATGCCGTTGAAGTCAGGGTTACCCACGGTAATTATCAAGGCTCGGCATCAGCTAATTTAGTGGTGTCAAAGGCTAATGCCACGGTAAATGTGACTCAACTTAATCAGGTGTACAATGGTCAGCCCAGACAAGTATCAGTAAGTACAGTGCCTGCAGGACTTAGTTATGAAACTACCTATGATGGATCTACAACCGCACCTACTAATGCAGGTACATATGATGTAGTGGTGAATATTGACAATATTAATTATCAAGGATCATTTACAGACCAACTACAAGTGCAAAAGGCCACTGGTATTGTTACTCTAAGTGCCTTTACTACCACATATAATGGAACTGCGCAGCAAGTGGGTGTTTCCACTTCGCCAGCAGGGCTTCCTTATGAGGTCACTTATAATGGATCTACTACAGCACCCACTAATGCAGGAACGTATAATGTAGAAGCCACTATCACATCTAATAACTATGCGGGGGAAGCTACAGGAGTCTTTACTATTAATATAGCCAATGCTTCCGTAGTTATTTCAGATCTTAGTGTGACCTATGATGGTACGGAAAAGCCAGTGACAGTAACTACAGATCCTGAAGGAATCAATGTAGCGGTTACATACGATGGAGAAACGCAGGCACCAATTGAGGCAGGCACCTATCAGGTAGAAGCCGTTATTGATGATAGTAATTACTCAGGAAGTGCTACAGGTAGTTTGGTAATAGATAAGGCCACTGCGGAAATTACTTTTTCAAGACTTACCGTTACTTATAATGGTGAGCCACAGGGAGCTAATGTTACTACCTCTCCAGAAGATCTAAACCTAACAGTTACTTATGATGGTGTAGAGAACGAACCCAGGGAAATAGGTACTTATAGTTTAGAAGCTGAAATTGTAGAAGATAACTATGAAGGTACAGCAAGTGCTACTTTCACCATTAGAGAGCCCGAAGGCTCTAATTCAAGACCGGTATTAACAAACCTGGAGCAGCAACCAATTGTCTATCAGCAAGGCGATGGTGCTGTGAGAATAACTGATAGCTTGATAGTCAATGACTTTGATAATGCCTATTTGGTATCTGCTCAGGTAAGCATAACTTCTGGCTTTGAGCCACTCTATGATGAACTAAGCTATGATATAGACAATGAAAATTTAGAAGTGAATTTTGATCAGAGCAGTGGAGTGTTAACCATAACCGGTGAAGAGACACGCTCTAATTATGAAGTTCTTTTAAGAAATGTTCGTTACTCTAATTCTTTTTTCGGAGAGTCTACTATAACAGAAAAGACGTTATCTATAACGGTAAATGATGGGTTTAATGATAGTAATGAAGCCTCCCGGCAAGTGAATATTACAGTGCTCAGAGATTTAGGTATTGTTAATGCCTTCACACCAGGAAACGGAGATAATGTAAATGACACCTGGTATCTTGAAAATTTAGATCAATACACCTCTGTTCAAATCAAAATTTTTGAGCGGAATGGGAGGGAGGTCTATAACTGTCAGGGCTCAAACTGCGCTTGGGATGGCACTTATGAAGGTAAAGAACTACCATCAGGCATGTATTTTTATACTATTGACCTTAATGAAGGAAGAAGAAAATTTCAGGGTACCGTTACAATTTTAAGATGA